A genomic segment from Burkholderia plantarii encodes:
- a CDS encoding rhodanese-like domain-containing protein has protein sequence MSFVTEIPAADSAAAAEHFAATLRFETDCWDVRHALASGAPDFVLLDVRSPDLFAAGHIEGAINLPHRKIVASRLSNFPIGTIFVVYCAGPHCNGAARAALRLARAERPVKLMAGGVTGWLDERFELVTER, from the coding sequence ATGTCGTTCGTCACCGAGATTCCCGCCGCCGACAGCGCGGCCGCCGCCGAGCATTTCGCCGCCACGCTGCGGTTCGAGACCGATTGCTGGGACGTCCGCCATGCGCTCGCCTCCGGCGCGCCCGATTTCGTCCTGCTCGACGTGCGCAGCCCCGATCTGTTCGCCGCCGGCCATATCGAGGGCGCGATCAATCTTCCGCACCGCAAGATCGTCGCGAGCCGCCTATCGAATTTTCCAATCGGGACGATATTCGTCGTCTATTGCGCGGGGCCGCACTGCAACGGCGCGGCCCGCGCGGCACTGCGCCTGGCGCGGGCCGAAAGGCCCGTGAAGCTTATGGCAGGCGGGGTTACGGGGTGGCTCGACGAGCGCTTCGAATTGGTGACCGAACGGTAG